The following is a genomic window from Clostridium sp..
TGACCTGCAGACGGAACATGAGAGATTCTTGACAGAAAAAATCTACGGGAAGCCTATATTTGTAACTGATTATCCAAAAGATATAAAAGCATTTTATATGAGAGCAAATGATGATGGCAAAACTGTTGCTGCAGCTGATTTACTTGTGCCAGGAGTAGGAGAAATAGTAGGAGGAAGCCAGAGAGAAGAAAGATATGATGTTCTCGAAAAGAGAATAGAAGAACTGGGGCTTAGCAAGGAAGACTATTGGTGGTATCTGGAATTGAGGAAATATGGAGAAACGAAACATTCTGGATTTGGGCTTGGTTTTGAAAGAATATTAATGTATATTACGGGTATGTCTAATATAAGGGATGTAATCCCATTCCCTAGAACTACAGGTTCTGCTGAATTTTAAGGTAACTTTAAAGAGACCTTATAGCTGTTTTTATATAAGGTCTCTTTTTATTGAGTATTTATACTAAGTTGTTTTTCCACAGCAGTTTTTATATTTTTTACCGCTCCCACAGGGACAAGGATCATTTCTACCAATTTTGTTTTTATTTATTATTGTTTTGGAAGAAACCCAGCTTTTATGTATGCTTTTCCTCTTTTCCTTTGAAAAAATCGATTCCCACTGTGGCAGTTTATAGAGATAATCCGCTTTGGCATCCAGCATATTGAAATACAGCTTTTCAAAATTGATTTTCACATCAATATTTGAATCCCGATCCAATTTTTCAAGCTCAATAGAAATTTCAAGACTATCATTTATTCCATCCAAAAAACCTATGAAAACTACTGGAGAAATATTAAATTCTTGTGATAAATTTTTTATGTTTCCATTTAAAGAAGTTCTATGATCTGTTAATATCTTAGTGTATATATTCTTCTCGATGGAACCGTATTCTTTCCAAAATTCAGCCTCACCTTTTGTTTTAACTAGCTTTACAACTGTATCTGTCCAATCTTTATATAAACTCATATTATGTCCTGTTAAAAAAACAGTACCTCCTTCATTTTTAGTTTAATATTAAGAATATTAAATTTATCTATTACCTGAATTATTATAATAAATATTGCAGTGGTTTGCAATATTATGGCTTTAGTTTTAAAATATAGACTGCATCCTTGGAGCAATAGCTGCACTTTGGTTTACTGCATTGATTATCTACATAAAACATATATGGAAAGGTTTCATTTTCCACTAAAAAGTCGTCAATAGCGATGTCTATATGGTCATTACAACTGTATTTAGTCTGCTTTGATATTTTTAAGATCCTCCTTTCCAATAGGTTTGGATAAATCAAAATTGTTTCCAAACAAATTAGTATCCTTATTATCTATAAATATCTTTACTTTGTCAACAGAGGATAGTTGGGTTAGAGATAAAACAATGCTTTTGATGCAGGCCTCTTCTTTCCTGGCATTCATTTTTTGATTTGTATCTTTGCTTAAATTTACATAGGCTATTTTGTCCTTTATAGATACACTGATAAGTCTTGCACTTTTATCAAATACAGGAGATAGATTACTTTTTACAGAAGGACCTTTTATAAGTTCATTTATTATAGTTTCGGCAAGAAGTTCATCTTTCTTTATTATTCTCTGCTCCTTTGATAATTCCAGCGCACCATCCTTTTTAGTAGAATCAAAATATATATTTAATTCTATTAAATTGTTTTTTTCCTGGGGGAATGCTATTTCTTTTTCCTTCTCACTATTATTTATACTCAGATTATCTTTTTTTTCACATGAAGTCAGTGATAAATTAAGAAACATGACTGTGGAGCACAGCAGAATACTAAAAATTTTTTTCATGACTTTATCACCTTTTCTATTAAAATTGTGTATAGTTACTTGGCATATTACGACTTGCCATTGATACACTTAAATCCTTATCAAGCTCTATTCCTTCTTTGGCTAAGACATTCAATACAGTTTTGTAGGCTAATTTTGGATAGTTGTTTATTTTGCTCAAATGTCCTAAGATTATTTTTTTGAATTTATTGGTCGAAATATCCAATATAGCTTTTCCACAATCATCGTTTGACAAATGACCAATTTTACTAAGTATTCTCCTTTTTAAGGCATACGGGTAAGGACCAAATTTTAACATCTCAACGTCATGATTACTTTCCAGTAGTATTATGTCTGCCTGACTTAAAATTTTCTTTATTTCTTCCGAGAAAAATCCCAGATCGGTTGCTATGCAGGCACATTTATCTTTGCTGAAGATTTTATATCCCCTGGGGTCTGCTGCATCATGAGATATTCTATAACTAGTTACAGCCATGTCATTGATTTCAATATAATCATTGGAAATTACTTTTATATTATGTTCCTTGATTTTACCTATGGATTTAGACATAGCATTCCATGTAGATTCATTGGTGTATATGGGTATATCATATCTCCTGGATAGTACACCAACACCTTTGATATGGTCAGTATGTTCATGGGTAACTAAAATGGCATCTATATCCTTTGGCTTTTGACCAATACTCAGTAGAGCATTTTCTATATTTTTACCGGCAAGGCCTGCATCTACTAAAATTTTTGTGTTGTCAGAAGCTATAAATGTACTGTTCCCGCTGCTTCCGCTAAATAAAGGGCAGAAAATCATGATAAATCTCCTTTAAATTAAAATTCAGAGGATCTATTCGGATACTTTGATTATGTCAGCTCCAAGATCCTTAAATTTATTTTCTATATTTGGATAACCTCTATATATGTGTTCAATGCTGAGAACTTCCGTAGTGCCCTCAGCTATAAGACCTGCTATAACCATTGCCGCACCGGCTCTTAAATCTGTGGCTTTTACCACTGCTCCTGTTAACTTATCTATTCCGTCAATTATAGCAGTTCTGCCTTCAACTTTTATATTAGCACCCATTTTTTTTAATTCATCTACATGTTTGAATCTGCTTTCCCATATGCTTTCATTTATTATGCTCCTGCCTTCTGCTATGCTCAAAAGAGCACTCATGGGCTGCTGGACATCCGTAGGAAAACCGGGATAAGGCTGGGTTTTTATGTTGATTCCCTTCAGGCGTCCCTCGGATTTTACAGTAATACAGTCACCATCTTCTTCTATTTCCACACCCATCTCTATCAACTTTGCAGATATGGATTCAAGATGTTTGGGTATGATATTTTTAATAGTAACTTTGCCGCCGCAGGCAGCTGATGCAATCATGTATGTACCCGCTTCTATCTGATCTGGTATTACGCTGTAGGAGCAGCCGCTCAAGCTGTCTACACCCACAATTCTTATGACATCTGTGCCTGCCCCTTTTATATTTGCACCCATACTGTTTAGAAAGTTTGCTACATCTACTACATGAGGTTCT
Proteins encoded in this region:
- a CDS encoding UDP-N-acetylglucosamine 1-carboxyvinyltransferase gives rise to the protein MNKLVINGGNSLFGSIEINGAKNAAVAILPAAIMASKNKCIIDNIPDIEDVHCIERILKSLGCDIKTNKNSAVIDSTNIDSLSASTNDVRKMRASYYLIGALLGRFKKAKVELPGGCPIGVRPIDQHIKGFEALGAEVKIVHGCVVVQAKELVGTNIFFDVVSVGATINVMLAATLAKGVTTLENVAKEPHVVDVANFLNSMGANIKGAGTDVIRIVGVDSLSGCSYSVIPDQIEAGTYMIASAACGGKVTIKNIIPKHLESISAKLIEMGVEIEEDGDCITVKSEGRLKGINIKTQPYPGFPTDVQQPMSALLSIAEGRSIINESIWESRFKHVDELKKMGANIKVEGRTAIIDGIDKLTGAVVKATDLRAGAAMVIAGLIAEGTTEVLSIEHIYRGYPNIENKFKDLGADIIKVSE
- a CDS encoding MBL fold metallo-hydrolase — its product is MIFCPLFSGSSGNSTFIASDNTKILVDAGLAGKNIENALLSIGQKPKDIDAILVTHEHTDHIKGVGVLSRRYDIPIYTNESTWNAMSKSIGKIKEHNIKVISNDYIEINDMAVTSYRISHDAADPRGYKIFSKDKCACIATDLGFFSEEIKKILSQADIILLESNHDVEMLKFGPYPYALKRRILSKIGHLSNDDCGKAILDISTNKFKKIILGHLSKINNYPKLAYKTVLNVLAKEGIELDKDLSVSMASRNMPSNYTQF
- a CDS encoding CxxH/CxxC protein; amino-acid sequence: METILIYPNLLERRILKISKQTKYSCNDHIDIAIDDFLVENETFPYMFYVDNQCSKPKCSYCSKDAVYILKLKP
- a CDS encoding SEC-C metal-binding domain-containing protein, encoding MSLYKDWTDTVVKLVKTKGEAEFWKEYGSIEKNIYTKILTDHRTSLNGNIKNLSQEFNISPVVFIGFLDGINDSLEISIELEKLDRDSNIDVKINFEKLYFNMLDAKADYLYKLPQWESIFSKEKRKSIHKSWVSSKTIINKNKIGRNDPCPCGSGKKYKNCCGKTT
- a CDS encoding GerMN domain-containing protein is translated as MKKIFSILLCSTVMFLNLSLTSCEKKDNLSINNSEKEKEIAFPQEKNNLIELNIYFDSTKKDGALELSKEQRIIKKDELLAETIINELIKGPSVKSNLSPVFDKSARLISVSIKDKIAYVNLSKDTNQKMNARKEEACIKSIVLSLTQLSSVDKVKIFIDNKDTNLFGNNFDLSKPIGKEDLKNIKAD